CCTAAATCCAATAAGTATATAGAAATTTTAGAAAGTGTTCATATTATGCCTAAGCGAAACCTTTCTTTGGTGAAAATAAATGATAAGATATTATTATTAGGGCATACTGAGCAAAATCTAAATGTACTTGAAAGCTGGGATCTTAATGAGTTTACGGAAATTACTTCAGAAGAAAATAGATATTTTAAGGATTATATATATGATTTTTTAGAAAAAAAGGGCTCTATGAAGAGTGAGCGTGATAAAGATGAATAATTCTAGAAAAGTATTTGCTATAATATTGTTTATGCTTATTATAGTTTCTTTTAGTATAGTAGTAGAAGCTCAGCCTTTTCAATTGCCAGATATTAATTTAGATATATCCACTTCTGGGGGGGCTGAATCAGAAGGCAATCTTGTTTACTCTTTGCAAATACTATTACTTTTAACAGTTTTATCTATAGCACCTGCTATTTTAATTATGTTAACATCATTTACCAGGATAGTTATTATATTATCATTAATTCGTAATGCTATGGCTACTCAAAATATGCCTCCCAATCAGGTGATAATTGGTCTGGCAATCTTTTTAACGGTTTTCATAATGTCTCCTGTTTGGCAGACCGCAAATTCTGAGGCACTTCAGCCATTATTAAATGAAGAAATAAGCACAGAGCTTGCCATTGAAAGAGGTGTAGAACCACTGAGAGAATTTATGTTCAGGCAAACACGAGAAAAAGACTTAGCTTTATTTGTTAATATGGCCAATTTAGAGCGTCCAAACAATCAGGATGATATACCTTTGTATGTTTTGATTCCATCTTTTGTTATCAGTGAATTGAAGTCAGCCTTTCAGATTGGTTTTATGATATATTTGCCTTTTGTAATGATTGATATGGTTGTTGCTAGTATTTTAATGTCTATGGGTATGATGATGTTACCTCCTGTAATGATTTCATTGCCCTTTAAAATATTATTATTCATTCTTGTTGATGGATGGTATTTATTAATAGAGACAATAATTAGGACTTTTAATTAAGGAGTGAATTTAGTGGATCAATCAGTAGTTATAACTATAGCTAGAGAAAGTTTGTTTACTGTGATAATGATTATCATACCTGTTTTGGGTCTAGGTTTAATAACAGGATTATTAGTTGCTATATTTCAAGCAACAACCCAAATTCAAGAACAGACTTTAGCCTTTATTCCGAAAATTATAGTAATAATGTTAGCAATAGTTTTCTTTGGACCATGGATGTTATCAACTATGGTTGATTATGTAGTAAACCTTTTTAATACGATTCCTCAATATATTGGATAGATCTTAATAAGCTTTGTGATTTGATTTGAGCTTTACTATTTAGATTACAGAAAAGGTGTTATAAATGACTTTAGGAGAAATTTTAAGCAATTATTCTTATTTATTTATACTTATTTTAATTAGATTTTCTGGTTTATTTCTAATAACACCTATCTTTAGTAGCTCAGTTATACCAGTGCGTATTAAAGTAGGCTTATCCTTTACTATGGCTATAATAACTATGCCTTTATTAGCAGGGAGTCATAGTATGCCCAATAGTGAATTCTTGATATTGATAGAGGTTTTAAGTGAATTGTTAATTGCTTTAGTAATTGGATTTATATTGCTTTTAACCTTTACTACAATACAACTAGCTGGTCACTTTATAGACATGAGGATGGGTTTTGCAATAGTGAATGTAACCGATCC
This region of Halanaerobiaceae bacterium ANBcell28 genomic DNA includes:
- the fliO gene encoding flagellar biosynthetic protein FliO — its product is MNYSWEIIKISVYLLLVLGLIYLFAYFMKNRLQGPKSNKYIEILESVHIMPKRNLSLVKINDKILLLGHTEQNLNVLESWDLNEFTEITSEENRYFKDYIYDFLEKKGSMKSERDKDE
- the fliP gene encoding flagellar type III secretion system pore protein FliP (The bacterial flagellar biogenesis protein FliP forms a type III secretion system (T3SS)-type pore required for flagellar assembly.), whose amino-acid sequence is MNNSRKVFAIILFMLIIVSFSIVVEAQPFQLPDINLDISTSGGAESEGNLVYSLQILLLLTVLSIAPAILIMLTSFTRIVIILSLIRNAMATQNMPPNQVIIGLAIFLTVFIMSPVWQTANSEALQPLLNEEISTELAIERGVEPLREFMFRQTREKDLALFVNMANLERPNNQDDIPLYVLIPSFVISELKSAFQIGFMIYLPFVMIDMVVASILMSMGMMMLPPVMISLPFKILLFILVDGWYLLIETIIRTFN
- the fliQ gene encoding flagellar biosynthesis protein FliQ yields the protein MDQSVVITIARESLFTVIMIIIPVLGLGLITGLLVAIFQATTQIQEQTLAFIPKIIVIMLAIVFFGPWMLSTMVDYVVNLFNTIPQYIG